ACAAGGTAGCCGTATCGGAAGGTGCGGCTGGATCACCTCCTTTTAAGGACCGCAAAAGCGGTTTTAAGTCTAAGCCGGCGGAAACGTCGGTTGGCAGATATGCCTTGAAATATCCCCTACGGAAGGGTTAAAAATCCAAAACCAAGAACGCTTGCCGTTTCTTGTTCAGTCTATTCTAAACTACGGTGAAACGCGAAATCCCCCGATAGATCGGGGATTTTTTTATTTTATTGACGGATCGTATTTTTTGTGGTATTCCGTTTTCGGAAGAGAGATATCTTATATAGGATAGAGCGCGGCAATTACGCGCGCTTCTATTTTTATGGTAGAAAAAAGCCGCGTGATCTCACGCGACTTGTTCTTAAAGGTCATCCGCGTCCTGTTCGGGCTCGGAAGTGCCGTCCGAGGGCGCGCCCGTGTAAGAGCCGCCCTTATCGAACTTGCTTTTGATCCGTCCGAGGGCGTTTTTCGCTTTTGCGAAAGTCTTTTCGAAAAAGCCCATTTCAGCCGATCCTTTCGTTTGCGTTTTGCTCGGGGAATTCTCTGTCCACTCTGCCTTTCTTGCGGAAGATGAAGTAGATGAGCCACGCGCCCGCCACGCCTACGAGGATATAGACGATCCTTGCCGCGATCTGGCTACCGAACGTGATCCAGCCAACGAGGTTAAAGCCGCAAATCCCGATCACAAACCAGTTTATCGCGCCGATAATGGTGATGATTAAAGCAATTAAAGTGATCATTGTTACTCTCCTTTGAGCTTATGCTCCGAGAATAGCATACGCAAAAAGGAAAGGATTATACGGAACCTTTCGCGGAACTCGATAAAAGGGGATTTTTCGTCAGTACAGATAAGGGTAGGCGAAGAGATTCGGAACGTGCGTAAAGGACAGGGTCTCGAATTCGCCCGCAAGCGCGGTCGCGATGCATTCGTACTTCTTGCGGATCGGAGTGTTCGGAGCGAGGAAGTCGGGCGCGAACGTCAAAGTCGCGACGAGGGACGCCGTCTCCGCCGCGTCTTCCATAACGGTCTTTCTCGAATAGGAAGAGAGGAAGCAGCTGTTCGACGCGCCGTATTCGCCGCTGACGCCGTACACGCGTTCGGTCGATCCGTAGGAAGAGTAGGAAAGCCCGAAATTATAGGATTTCAGCTTCGATTCGAAGGCGGAGCGCGCCGAGGAAGTGAAATTATAATGGAAAACGTGCGTAAATTCGTGCAGCATAATGTTGAAGTATCCGCTGTAAAGGACGCCGCGGATCTCGGTGTTGAAGGTCGCGAACCAGACGCGATTCGCGTCGCTCGTCAAACCGAGGATCGTGCTGCCCGAACCGGACGTTATGGATTTCGCAAAGTAGATCGAGACCGTCTTCCCGCTGATAAAATCGATCTCGCGCCAGCAGTTTTTCGGCATTTGCGAGAGCGTGTAGGCAAGGAAATTCGCCTGCCGCATCAGTTCGACGGGGTCGGTCTGGATTTCCATATTGTAGCGTTTGCTTGGGCGCAACGTCTTATAAGGATTATAGAGAGCGGTTCCGTAATACAGCCCGATGCCGTAAAACCGCGCGAGTTTGTCCGTGATATCCGCGATTTCGTCTTGGATCTTTTGCGTGCGGGAAAGGACGCGTCCCGAGGCGTTTTCGCCGTTATAACCCGTGATGCGCGCCGCGTCGATCGCCGGAACGGGTTTGCCGTTCGGTCCGTTTCTTCCGTCCGCGCCCGCAGTCGCCGTTACGTTTTGCCCCGCAAGCGCGGCGATCGAACCGGCTTTGCCGCCTTTTCCGCCCGCGCCCGCGTTGCCGGGAACCGCCGAGACGGAAGATAAGATATCCACGGCGTGCGCGCGGATCGCCGCGCCGCTGTCGCCGCCTGCGCCGCCGTTGCCGCCCGCGCCCGAAACGTAGGTCAAAACGGTTTCGTCATATTCCGCGTCCGCGCCGTTGCCGCCCGCGAGCCCGTCCGTTCCGTCGCCCGCGATCGCCGTCAGCGAGCCGCTCCCCGAGAAGGAGAGGTCGAAGCCCGCGATCGCCGTCCCGCCCGCGCTTCCGTTATGGCCGCTTACGCCCGAGCGTTTGACCGCGATCTGCGATGCGTAAGAATAGTTCGCGCGCCAGACGCCGTCTATGATTTCTCCCGAATTATCCAAATAAAACGGAGAATCCGCGCGAACGAGATTCGCGCCTTCGAGGATGATTTCCGTCTTGCCGTTCGAGCCGAGATCGAGGACGGTGCCGCCGAGCCCGAAGGTGGCTTTCGTCCCGAAATTGACGAGCGTGACCGTTCGTTGATCCGCGTTTCGGAAGTAGAAGAAAAGGTTTTCGTAAAGGGTGTCTTCCGTCCCTTGATATCTGCCCTCGATCACGAGGTCTTTGACTTCGCTCGGGACGACGACGGTGATCCCACCCGCTTTTTTCGCTTCGGGAAGAACCATCCAAATACATTCGTTTTCGTCGTACGTTGCGAGCGAAACGCTTTGCCAAGAAGAGTACGCGCGGCGAGAATAGCGCCCGCTGACGGTCAAAACGATCTCGTTGGAGCGCGTCCCGTCCAAGGCTTCCGCGACGATGCGGACGACGCCTCTGCCCACGCCGTCTTTGACGGTGACGAGGTCGCCGGAGATCGTGACGAGGTCTTCGCCTTCGGTCGCGAGATAGGAAACGCCTCCGTGATAGGTCGCGGGTAGGATCTCGGTGGAAAGGGATATCGTTTCTCCGCATTTCAAGTAAGACGCGCTTCCCGAGTACAGGAGTTCCACGCTTTCCACGCCCGTTCTTTCGACGACGTAGGTAACGGTGGAGTAGGCGTCTTCGCCCGCTTCCAAGAGGAAGACGATCTCTTCGCCGTCCTCGACGTCCGAATAGACTGTGAATTCCGTTCCCTGACGCCATTCGACGCTTTCGATCCCCTGAACGAGGGAGATCTTAACGCCGGCGGGGTCGGCTTCTTCGGGGAAGACGGTAAAGGAAAAGCTGCGGGTCTCGCCCGGGCGAACGCCCGTCTTCCCGCCGTTTGCGCGAATGGAGCGGATCGCGGGGCGATCCACGGTATAGGTCTCTTCCTCAGAAAGCGCGCCGCAGGTCGCGCGAAG
This region of Clostridia bacterium genomic DNA includes:
- a CDS encoding DUF378 domain-containing protein is translated as MITLIALIITIIGAINWFVIGICGFNLVGWITFGSQIAARIVYILVGVAGAWLIYFIFRKKGRVDREFPEQNANERIG